The following are encoded together in the Serratia odorifera genome:
- a CDS encoding MBL fold metallo-hydrolase — translation MITLCKACGTSYETADAHPQRCQICLDERQYVPVTGQQWIDFDTLVASHTNKWKQHQENLFSIRTVPDFAINQRAFILRTTQGNILWDCIATLDDATKTLVNSLGGLKAIAISHPHYYTTMQQWADQFDAEIYLHARDRQWIMRDSPRITLWQGDSLALTTDVSLLRLGGHFAGGSVLHWATGDGILLCGDILQVTPGANGVSFMWSYPNMLPLPAETVSDMVHRLNGVSFNTLYGAFEGKDIMANADRLVQRSGEKYIACLD, via the coding sequence ATGATAACGCTATGTAAAGCCTGCGGAACATCCTATGAGACGGCCGACGCTCATCCGCAACGGTGCCAAATCTGCCTGGATGAACGCCAGTACGTACCGGTAACGGGACAACAATGGATTGACTTCGATACCCTGGTTGCCTCACACACCAACAAGTGGAAACAGCATCAGGAAAACCTGTTTAGCATCCGCACCGTGCCTGATTTTGCCATTAACCAGCGCGCTTTTATTCTGCGAACCACGCAGGGCAATATTCTGTGGGACTGCATCGCCACACTCGATGACGCCACCAAAACGCTGGTTAATTCTCTGGGCGGACTGAAGGCTATTGCCATCTCGCACCCGCATTACTACACCACCATGCAGCAATGGGCCGACCAATTTGATGCCGAAATTTACCTGCATGCCCGCGATCGCCAGTGGATCATGCGCGATAGCCCGCGGATCACCCTTTGGCAAGGTGACAGCCTGGCGCTAACCACAGATGTCAGCCTGCTACGTCTCGGGGGACACTTCGCCGGCGGTAGCGTGCTTCACTGGGCGACGGGTGATGGCATATTGCTGTGCGGGGACATCCTGCAGGTGACGCCAGGCGCCAACGGCGTATCGTTCATGTGGAGTTACCCCAACATGCTGCCGCTGCCGGCGGAGACGGTGAGCGATATGGTGCACCGCCTGAACGGCGTGAGTTTCAACACCCTTTACGGCGCGTTTGAAGGCAAGGATATAATGGCGAATGCCGATCGGCTGGTGCAGCGTAGTGGGGAAAAATACATTGCCTGTCTTGATTAA
- the gcvA gene encoding transcriptional regulator GcvA, giving the protein MRDLPPTATLRAFEVATRHTTFTSAAAELFITQSAVSHQLKKLEEIWGLQLFQRGKNLSLTPAGAALAPLVREFFSKLETTLADLREQKGRVRLRVNTTYSFALKWLLPRLPELARLHPEILVTLESTDQAINFASTDADVAIRFGHGNYPALHTEFMFREQLFPVASPALLQRFGTPREPAELLRYPLLTRDGADLVPKWDVWFKLVGINTEVLHESVRFADTNMTIEAALLGQGIALARSGHVEKELGEGTLVRLFAVPFPSPAAYYFVCPQGIETRPHIVKFRSWLQAESQQAQCSYR; this is encoded by the coding sequence ATGCGTGACCTTCCTCCTACCGCTACGCTACGCGCGTTTGAAGTTGCCACCCGTCACACCACCTTCACCTCGGCGGCCGCAGAGCTGTTTATCACCCAAAGTGCGGTTAGCCATCAATTGAAAAAGCTGGAAGAAATCTGGGGTCTGCAGCTTTTTCAGCGCGGTAAAAATCTCAGTCTGACGCCGGCCGGCGCGGCACTGGCCCCGCTGGTGCGTGAATTTTTCAGCAAGTTGGAAACCACGCTGGCCGATCTGCGAGAGCAAAAGGGCCGGGTGCGACTGCGCGTCAATACCACCTATTCTTTTGCATTAAAGTGGTTGCTGCCACGCCTGCCGGAGTTGGCGCGTTTGCATCCGGAAATTCTGGTGACTCTGGAAAGCACCGATCAGGCGATCAACTTCGCCAGCACCGATGCCGACGTGGCGATCCGCTTCGGCCACGGCAATTACCCCGCGCTACACACCGAGTTTATGTTCCGCGAGCAGCTGTTCCCGGTGGCAAGTCCGGCACTGTTACAGCGCTTTGGTACCCCGCGTGAACCTGCCGAACTGTTGCGCTACCCGCTACTGACGCGTGACGGCGCCGATCTGGTGCCGAAATGGGACGTCTGGTTCAAGCTGGTTGGCATAAATACCGAAGTGTTGCACGAAAGCGTGCGCTTCGCCGATACCAATATGACGATTGAAGCGGCGCTGCTGGGGCAAGGCATTGCGCTGGCGCGCAGTGGGCACGTGGAAAAAGAGCTCGGCGAAGGCACGCTGGTGCGGCTGTTTGCGGTGCCTTTTCCGTCACCGGCCGCCTATTATTTTGTCTGCCCGCAGGGCATCGAAACACGGCCGCATATTGTCAAATTCCGCAGCTGGCTACAGGCAGAGTCGCAGCAGGCGCAGTGCAGCTACCGTTAA
- a CDS encoding DMT family transporter, with translation MPNHIILLTLFAALLHASWNTLLRGGTDRLWSMTIMCLAIAVSCALAMPFLPLPASASWRYALLSALLHVGYNLCLIRSYHSGELGQTYPIARGSAPLLVTCAAALLAGEQIELNTLGGIALVCVGILLLAFRGRKLTRPTVQYALATGVFIAAYSVVDGIGVRLSGNALSYTVWMSALWGILMPALYIALRDGKSLLRWRAGVGRAATGGVVSLLAYGIIIYAMAAAPMGAVSALRETSVLFAALLGYLFLGETLTLGKMLACTVIVSGIVIMG, from the coding sequence ATGCCCAATCATATTATTCTGCTTACGCTATTCGCCGCGCTGCTGCATGCCAGTTGGAATACCTTATTGCGTGGCGGCACCGACCGGCTATGGTCGATGACCATCATGTGCCTCGCCATCGCCGTGAGCTGCGCGCTGGCGATGCCGTTTTTGCCACTGCCGGCCAGCGCCAGCTGGAGGTACGCGCTGCTGTCGGCCCTGCTGCACGTTGGTTATAACCTGTGCCTGATACGCAGTTATCACAGCGGGGAACTCGGGCAAACCTACCCGATTGCACGCGGCTCTGCGCCACTGCTGGTCACCTGCGCGGCGGCCCTCCTGGCCGGGGAACAGATCGAGCTCAACACCCTGGGCGGTATTGCGCTGGTATGCGTGGGGATCCTGTTGCTCGCCTTCCGGGGGCGCAAGCTGACGAGGCCGACGGTGCAATACGCACTGGCGACCGGCGTGTTTATCGCCGCGTATAGCGTGGTGGATGGTATCGGCGTGCGCCTGTCCGGCAATGCGCTGTCCTATACCGTCTGGATGAGCGCTTTATGGGGAATCTTGATGCCAGCGCTGTATATCGCGCTGCGTGACGGTAAAAGTCTGCTGCGTTGGCGCGCCGGCGTAGGGCGCGCGGCCACCGGTGGCGTGGTTTCGCTACTGGCTTACGGCATCATTATCTATGCCATGGCGGCAGCCCCGATGGGCGCAGTCTCGGCGCTGCGTGAAACCAGCGTACTGTTTGCCGCGCTGCTGGGCTATCTGTTTCTTGGCGAAACACTGACGCTGGGAAAAATGCTGGCATGCACGGTGATTGTCAGCGGTATTGTGATCATGGGTTAA
- a CDS encoding oxidoreductase: protein MSKHPSIALIGPGAIGTTIAAVLHQVGRTPVLCGRTAYPQLILRHDGGEVVVPGPVLSNPAAIRQPFDLVFVAVKTTQITDSADWLAALCNENTVVCALQNGVEQQTQLAPYVNGATVLPSVVWFPAQREPDASVWLRAKPRLTLPAVPSATRVTDALGGSGCTVELSADFLTIAWRKLLQNAVAGLMVLANRRTGMFARPDITALALAYLHECLAVARTQGAKLDDNVPQEIVDGFHRAPADLGTSILADRQANRPLEWDIRNGVIQRYGRLQGIPTPIGDVLVPLLAAGSEGPG, encoded by the coding sequence ATGTCAAAGCATCCTTCGATAGCGCTTATTGGTCCGGGGGCCATCGGCACCACCATTGCGGCAGTATTGCATCAAGTTGGCCGTACGCCAGTGCTCTGCGGGCGCACCGCCTATCCGCAGCTGATTCTGCGTCATGATGGCGGTGAAGTTGTGGTACCTGGCCCGGTATTGAGCAATCCGGCGGCGATCCGCCAGCCGTTCGATCTGGTGTTTGTGGCGGTGAAAACCACCCAGATAACCGACAGCGCCGACTGGCTGGCCGCGCTGTGTAACGAAAACACCGTGGTTTGCGCCTTGCAGAACGGCGTCGAACAGCAAACCCAGTTGGCACCCTACGTCAATGGCGCAACGGTGCTGCCTTCGGTAGTGTGGTTCCCGGCTCAGCGTGAACCAGACGCGTCTGTCTGGCTGCGTGCCAAACCACGCCTGACGCTGCCGGCGGTGCCGTCGGCAACACGGGTCACCGATGCGCTCGGCGGCAGCGGCTGTACGGTGGAGCTGTCAGCCGACTTTCTGACTATCGCCTGGCGCAAGCTGTTGCAGAATGCGGTGGCGGGGCTGATGGTGTTGGCCAATCGCCGTACCGGGATGTTTGCCCGGCCAGACATTACCGCACTGGCTCTGGCTTATCTGCATGAGTGTCTGGCGGTGGCGCGTACGCAGGGGGCTAAACTTGACGACAACGTGCCGCAGGAGATCGTCGACGGTTTCCATCGCGCCCCGGCGGATTTAGGCACCTCGATACTAGCCGATCGCCAGGCCAATCGGCCACTGGAGTGGGATATTCGCAACGGCGTAATACAGCGTTACGGGCGCTTGCAGGGGATCCCCACGCCGATCGGCGACGTGCTGGTTCCGCTGTTGGCGGCGGGCAGTGAGGGGCCAGGTTAA
- a CDS encoding DUF2058 domain-containing protein: MTKLTLQEQMLKAGLVTSKKMAKVQRTAKKSRVQAREAREAVEENKKAQLERDKQLSEQQKQAALSKEYKAQVKQLIEMNKIVIAKGDIGFNFTDSNVIKKIYVDKTTQAQLISGRLAIAALVVDNGAEKEYAIIPASVADKIAQRDASSIVLNSALSQEEQDEEDPYADFKVPDDLMW; encoded by the coding sequence ATGACAAAACTCACCTTACAAGAGCAGATGCTCAAAGCGGGCTTGGTAACCAGCAAAAAAATGGCCAAAGTCCAGAGAACGGCTAAAAAATCACGCGTGCAGGCACGTGAGGCCAGAGAAGCGGTAGAAGAAAACAAAAAAGCGCAACTTGAGCGCGACAAACAGCTGAGCGAACAACAAAAACAGGCGGCGTTATCCAAAGAGTATAAAGCGCAGGTCAAGCAGCTGATTGAAATGAACAAAATCGTCATTGCAAAAGGTGATATCGGCTTTAACTTCACCGATAGCAATGTGATTAAAAAAATCTATGTCGACAAGACCACCCAGGCCCAGCTGATTAGCGGTCGGCTTGCCATCGCGGCGTTGGTGGTTGATAACGGCGCCGAGAAAGAATACGCCATTATCCCCGCCAGCGTTGCCGACAAAATTGCCCAGCGAGATGCCAGCAGTATTGTCTTGAACAGTGCGCTGAGTCAGGAAGAGCAGGATGAAGAAGATCCGTATGCCGACTTTAAAGTGCCTGATGATTTGATGTGGTAA
- a CDS encoding RluA family pseudouridine synthase: MSTIVDSFIAPPCLDRIEILYQDEQLVLIDKPAGLLSLSGKNAQNIDSVHHRLVQIFPGCTLVHRLDFGTSGLMLIARNKAINAALCQQFSQRTVSKEYHALLCGHLEHNEGVIDAAIAKDPALFPLMSICSIHGKPARSRYQVVERGYHAVAEQRPVPVTRVRLTPETGRTHQLRIHCQQLGHPILGCDLYGGRLLPGTEQTPRLMLHASELQFVHPVSQRRITARQASPF, from the coding sequence ATGTCTACCATTGTCGATAGCTTTATTGCCCCGCCGTGTCTTGACAGGATAGAGATCCTCTATCAGGACGAGCAGTTGGTACTGATCGATAAACCCGCCGGGCTGCTCAGCCTGTCGGGGAAAAATGCGCAAAATATCGATTCGGTGCACCATCGGCTGGTGCAGATTTTTCCTGGCTGCACGCTGGTTCACCGCCTGGATTTCGGCACCTCCGGGCTGATGCTGATTGCCCGCAATAAGGCGATTAATGCCGCCCTCTGCCAGCAGTTCAGTCAACGCACGGTAAGCAAGGAGTACCACGCGCTACTGTGTGGGCATCTGGAGCACAACGAAGGGGTGATAGACGCGGCGATAGCCAAAGACCCGGCACTGTTCCCGCTGATGTCGATTTGCTCAATCCACGGCAAGCCCGCCCGCTCCCGCTATCAGGTCGTTGAGCGCGGTTATCACGCCGTGGCAGAGCAGCGGCCAGTGCCGGTGACGCGGGTACGGTTAACGCCGGAGACCGGGCGCACCCACCAGTTACGTATCCACTGCCAGCAGTTGGGTCACCCTATTTTGGGTTGCGATCTGTACGGCGGCCGCCTGTTGCCAGGCACCGAGCAGACGCCGCGGCTGATGCTGCACGCCAGCGAGTTACAGTTTGTTCATCCCGTCAGTCAACGGCGAATCACCGCCCGCCAAGCAAGCCCGTTCTAA
- a CDS encoding mechanosensitive ion channel family protein gives MQTLLFIWDWLKSSPFAFSLLAVVFMLFTAFVTAIICKLFLLGLVRRFILHSHKHDPLDKDMRVARRLTNIIPVVTFYFLSRLIPGLPPGLQEAISTICGVLFIINATMLINELLDITNTTYIRRHGEKAHSIKGYVQIGKIIVSSIATILVIATLSNKSPVIIISSLGAVAAVLMLVFQHTLTSLVANIQVSSSNVIQTGDWIEIAHGEISGEVVDIALHTITIRNWDNTLSRVPTKNLITETYTNWQPMFSSGGRRIKRSFFVDQSSVTFADTALLERLTALSPEKYVGLKEYLSKKMATLSDEQLSHHGITNLGLFRKYLLEYLKGREDIRKDMYLVVRQLSPTSEGLPIEIYCFSSNVFWENYEETQSEIFEYMYATARYFSLGIYQKPSGTDVSNMLPK, from the coding sequence ATGCAAACGCTGTTGTTTATCTGGGACTGGCTTAAGTCGAGCCCATTCGCCTTTTCCCTGCTAGCGGTTGTTTTTATGCTATTTACCGCTTTTGTGACAGCGATTATCTGTAAGCTTTTCCTGCTGGGTCTGGTGAGGCGGTTCATCCTCCACTCGCATAAGCACGATCCTCTGGACAAGGACATGCGGGTCGCTCGGCGTTTGACGAACATTATTCCCGTCGTCACGTTCTACTTTCTGTCACGTCTTATTCCGGGATTGCCTCCGGGGCTACAGGAAGCCATCAGTACCATTTGCGGGGTGTTATTTATTATTAATGCCACCATGCTGATCAACGAACTTCTGGATATCACCAATACCACCTATATTCGCAGACACGGTGAAAAAGCGCATTCGATTAAAGGATATGTGCAGATCGGCAAGATTATTGTGTCATCCATTGCGACTATTTTAGTGATTGCCACATTGTCCAATAAGTCACCGGTAATCATTATCTCTAGTCTGGGGGCGGTGGCAGCCGTGCTCATGCTGGTATTTCAACATACGCTGACATCACTGGTGGCAAATATCCAGGTATCGTCCTCTAACGTTATTCAAACCGGCGACTGGATAGAGATTGCTCATGGAGAGATCAGCGGCGAAGTTGTTGATATTGCGCTACATACCATCACTATTCGTAACTGGGACAATACCCTGTCGCGGGTACCGACCAAGAACCTGATCACAGAAACCTATACCAACTGGCAACCGATGTTCTCCTCGGGCGGACGTCGCATTAAGCGCAGTTTCTTTGTTGATCAATCTAGCGTCACCTTTGCCGATACCGCGTTACTTGAGAGGTTAACAGCGTTATCGCCAGAAAAATATGTTGGACTGAAAGAATATCTCAGTAAAAAAATGGCAACGCTGTCGGATGAACAGCTGAGCCACCATGGGATTACCAATCTTGGATTGTTTAGAAAATACTTACTGGAGTATTTGAAGGGGCGGGAAGATATTAGAAAGGATATGTATCTGGTGGTGCGGCAACTTAGTCCGACATCAGAAGGATTGCCGATTGAAATATACTGTTTCAGCTCAAATGTCTTCTGGGAAAACTATGAAGAAACACAGTCGGAAATTTTCGAGTATATGTATGCGACGGCTCGTTACTTTTCTTTGGGGATTTATCAAAAACCCTCGGGAACCGATGTCAGCAACATGTTGCCGAAATAA